The Desmonostoc muscorum LEGE 12446 genome includes a region encoding these proteins:
- a CDS encoding mechanosensitive ion channel family protein, with the protein MMQWIPPIAFILAGLLAGIIAEKVIFKKLEIFVKNKRIAGGNIIFHSLHRMTFIWFMIGGFFWAVLSSPLRPDIVTVLQKILTIAFLYSVTLVLARLTAGFVNLFIQRAEGVPTSLVSNLAKATVLLLGTLILLQTVGVEITPIVTTLGIGGLAVGLALQDTLANLFSGFYLIISKQVRTGDYVKLDAGQEGYVTDITWRNTTIKEVSNNVVIVPNSKLASAIFTNYHLPAKEITLTMNVGVSYDSDLEQVEKVTVEVAKEVMQEIAPKLIGNEPYIRFHTFGDFSIDFTLYMRVSEFFDQRIGKHIFIKKLHKRYQEAGISIPFPIREVYVQNNSQEN; encoded by the coding sequence ATGATGCAATGGATTCCGCCGATCGCCTTTATTTTAGCTGGTTTACTGGCTGGAATAATTGCTGAAAAAGTTATCTTCAAAAAACTCGAAATATTCGTTAAAAATAAACGGATTGCCGGAGGAAATATTATATTTCACTCCCTGCATCGCATGACCTTTATTTGGTTTATGATTGGCGGTTTTTTTTGGGCGGTTCTCAGTTCTCCCCTGAGACCAGATATTGTCACTGTGCTGCAAAAAATTCTCACCATCGCATTTTTGTATTCAGTGACTTTAGTTTTGGCCAGACTGACTGCTGGTTTTGTTAATTTATTTATTCAAAGGGCAGAAGGAGTTCCCACTTCACTCGTTTCTAATCTTGCTAAGGCTACTGTTTTACTTTTGGGAACATTAATCTTATTACAAACTGTCGGTGTTGAAATTACGCCAATCGTCACGACTTTAGGTATTGGTGGTCTAGCAGTTGGTTTGGCGCTTCAAGACACCCTAGCAAATTTATTTTCTGGTTTTTACTTAATTATTTCTAAGCAAGTTAGAACCGGAGACTATGTGAAATTAGATGCTGGACAGGAAGGCTATGTTACGGACATCACATGGCGCAATACGACAATTAAAGAAGTTTCCAATAACGTAGTAATTGTACCAAATTCTAAATTAGCATCGGCAATTTTCACTAACTATCATTTACCCGCCAAGGAAATAACTTTAACGATGAATGTCGGTGTCAGTTATGATAGTGACTTGGAACAAGTTGAAAAAGTGACTGTGGAAGTTGCTAAAGAAGTTATGCAAGAAATTGCACCCAAGTTAATTGGAAATGAACCATATATCAGGTTTCACACTTTTGGGGATTTTAGTATAGATTTCACGCTATATATGCGAGTCAGTGAATTTTTTGACCAGCGCATTGGTAAACATATATTTATTAAAAAATTGCACAAACGCTATCAGGAAGCAGGGATTAGTATTCCCTTTCCCATCAGAGAAGTTTATGTGCAAAACAATAGCCAAGAAAATTAA
- a CDS encoding MBL fold metallo-hydrolase, with amino-acid sequence MFLTWFDSNSWLLEIGGKRILIDPWLVGSLIFSNLEWLFKGWRSQERPIPENIDLILLSQGLEDHAHPPTLKQLDHNIKVVASPNAAKVVQQLGYTQVTTLAHGETFTLDNQIEIEAFPGSPIGPTLVENSYLIRELKSSLTLYYEPHGYHSPEVKQAAPIDVAITPFIDMTLPLLGPIIKGKNSALEVVKSLQPQVILPTAAGGDVIFEGLLMKLIQTKGSAAEFRSLLEKNNLSTRVIEPTPGDRFQLPLEKRALAI; translated from the coding sequence ATGTTTTTAACTTGGTTCGACAGCAATAGTTGGCTGCTGGAAATCGGCGGGAAACGGATACTAATCGACCCTTGGCTAGTTGGTTCGTTAATTTTCAGTAATTTGGAGTGGTTATTTAAGGGGTGGCGATCGCAAGAGCGCCCAATACCTGAGAACATTGATTTAATTCTGCTATCTCAGGGTTTAGAAGACCATGCTCACCCACCAACACTCAAGCAGCTAGACCATAATATCAAGGTTGTAGCTTCTCCCAATGCAGCTAAGGTAGTACAGCAATTAGGTTACACCCAGGTGACCACTCTCGCTCACGGTGAGACTTTTACTTTAGATAATCAAATTGAAATCGAGGCTTTTCCTGGTTCGCCCATTGGCCCCACTCTCGTGGAAAATAGTTATCTCATCAGAGAATTGAAAAGTAGTTTAACTTTATACTACGAACCTCACGGATATCATTCTCCAGAAGTTAAGCAAGCTGCACCCATCGATGTAGCGATTACACCGTTTATTGACATGACATTACCTTTGCTAGGGCCGATTATTAAAGGAAAAAATAGTGCTTTAGAGGTAGTAAAATCGTTACAGCCTCAAGTAATATTACCCACAGCGGCTGGTGGTGATGTGATATTTGAGGGATTGCTCATGAAATTGATTCAGACTAAAGGAAGTGCTGCGGAATTTCGTTCGCTATTAGAGAAAAACAATCTTTCGACGCGGGTGATTGAACCAACACCAGGCGATCGCTTTCAACTACCATTAGAAAAGCGAGCGTTAGCAATCTAA
- a CDS encoding SDR family oxidoreductase, whose amino-acid sequence MKQFTDKVVLITGGNSGIGKATALAFAELGAKVVIAGRKIKEGEETVNLIEKAGSQSIFIPTDITQETEVKNLISQTIKTFGRLDYAFNNAGTPGILKVNIDDSEENWNQVINTNLKGVWLCMKHQIPEMLKNGGGAIVNNASIRGLIAANLTNEQENKPQHNIHFYCTSKHAVLGLTKSLAAQYAKDGIRINAVCPGTIVTPMVMSALSEETIKSYGNQYPIKRLGTPEEIAQAVLWLCSDSASFMIGHSLVLDGGLTIQH is encoded by the coding sequence ATGAAACAATTTACTGATAAAGTTGTTCTGATTACAGGAGGTAATTCTGGTATTGGCAAAGCTACAGCATTAGCTTTTGCTGAGTTAGGGGCAAAAGTAGTGATTGCTGGCAGGAAAATTAAAGAAGGTGAAGAGACTGTTAATTTAATTGAAAAAGCTGGTAGTCAAAGTATTTTTATCCCAACAGATATTACTCAAGAAACAGAAGTTAAAAATTTAATTAGCCAAACAATTAAAACTTTTGGTCGTTTAGATTATGCTTTTAATAATGCTGGAACTCCTGGAATTCTCAAAGTCAATATAGATGATTCTGAAGAGAATTGGAATCAAGTTATTAATACTAATTTAAAAGGAGTTTGGCTATGCATGAAACATCAAATTCCGGAAATGCTTAAAAATGGTGGTGGTGCTATTGTAAATAATGCTTCTATTAGAGGATTAATTGCTGCTAATTTAACTAATGAGCAAGAAAATAAACCACAACATAATATTCATTTCTATTGTACTAGCAAACACGCCGTTTTAGGACTTACGAAATCTTTAGCTGCACAATACGCTAAGGATGGTATTAGAATTAATGCTGTTTGCCCAGGAACTATTGTAACTCCTATGGTCATGTCAGCTTTAAGTGAGGAAACAATAAAATCTTATGGCAATCAATATCCCATAAAACGATTAGGTACACCGGAAGAAATTGCTCAAGCAGTATTATGGTTATGTTCAGATTCAGCTAGTTTTATGATTGGGCATTCACTAGTTTTAGATGGTGGTTTAACTATTCAACATTAG
- a CDS encoding VOC family protein, with product MSDLGFTHIALAVSDVDASIAFYTKYAQMTVVHRRSDRTIQSDVAWISDLTRPFVIVLIQSTQVEGVLLPHSHLGVAYQNQEEVDRLCNEARTEGVLLAGPNDWGPPVGYWAYLRDPDGHTLEISYGQQIIFTVKDAINRVSTS from the coding sequence ATGTCCGATCTTGGTTTCACTCATATTGCACTTGCAGTTAGTGATGTCGATGCAAGTATCGCATTTTATACAAAATATGCCCAAATGACGGTTGTACATCGTCGTAGCGATCGCACGATTCAATCAGATGTTGCTTGGATTAGCGATCTTACCAGACCTTTTGTGATTGTCCTCATTCAATCAACTCAAGTAGAAGGCGTACTGTTACCACACTCCCATCTTGGAGTAGCTTATCAGAATCAGGAGGAAGTCGATCGCCTGTGCAATGAGGCACGCACAGAGGGCGTACTGCTGGCTGGGCCAAATGACTGGGGTCCTCCAGTTGGTTACTGGGCTTATCTTCGAGACCCAGATGGTCATACGCTGGAAATTTCTTATGGTCAACAAATTATTTTTACAGTTAAAGACGCGATTAATCGCGTCTCTACAAGTTAA
- a CDS encoding S-layer homology domain-containing protein, whose amino-acid sequence MKYTNQSNFVHLSKFVLAATSAAMFSPIVSAYAASGFSTIVAQKPDNSTEQQILADNEVETRSSTTTIQRQTVTTESRTQVNTSSVSVKGQKTGFSLAIWEPSGNLSEVIARVSVKSKHNKNYLKERFLGDYKYKIKQKAKFVKGLKASDRIVVRLYDLQNRFIGYSEFECLSANTAVNLILSAKPTEYQVIRTVYGIDADQDGGIDASTTTYDYFTQVSNQKVNFLSGSQTFQASQFQVESLSKVPATSVYPVSFTQGEFALVRQSSFSVFSSDLAEVLQATPGSLVQVTEVSDNSSYDISQLLMNYRQVGVSRTLQVGFSDVSTDYWAKDFIGELAAMEILEGFPDGTFRPDAPVTRAQFAAMLRKAFTKGKIRQAIAFKDVSTRYWGYNAIRDVYQMGFLNAVIGKDFNPNQSLSRLDILVALARGLNYQASGSTDTILSVYSDATNIRREHRSLIAALTQRGIVVNYPNVNLLNVERVATRSEVSALLYQALYSTGQVANISSQYVVGQQQQQVAVEEGAETPTQREGVRRHCNQGIGNGAEGCDPGNSRPHGGSNDEGGRTPGNR is encoded by the coding sequence ATGAAATACACAAATCAAAGTAACTTTGTTCATTTGAGCAAATTTGTTCTTGCTGCAACCTCTGCGGCAATGTTTTCGCCAATAGTTTCTGCTTACGCAGCTTCAGGGTTTTCTACCATCGTCGCCCAAAAACCTGATAATTCTACTGAGCAACAAATTTTAGCCGATAATGAAGTAGAAACAAGGAGTAGTACTACTACTATCCAACGGCAAACTGTAACCACAGAAAGCCGCACTCAAGTAAATACTAGTAGTGTTTCAGTCAAAGGACAAAAAACAGGTTTTAGTCTGGCAATTTGGGAACCATCTGGTAATTTGTCAGAAGTAATTGCCCGCGTTTCTGTTAAAAGTAAACATAACAAGAACTATTTAAAAGAGCGGTTTTTGGGTGATTACAAGTACAAGATTAAGCAAAAAGCAAAATTTGTTAAAGGGTTAAAAGCTAGCGATCGCATTGTTGTCCGATTATACGATCTGCAAAACCGCTTTATTGGTTACAGCGAATTTGAATGTTTATCGGCAAACACCGCAGTTAACCTGATTTTGTCGGCTAAACCAACAGAATATCAAGTCATTCGCACTGTTTATGGTATTGATGCTGACCAAGACGGTGGTATTGATGCAAGTACCACCACTTACGACTACTTCACCCAAGTCAGCAACCAAAAGGTTAATTTTCTCAGCGGTTCTCAAACCTTCCAAGCTAGTCAGTTCCAAGTAGAAAGTCTGTCAAAAGTTCCAGCAACTAGTGTTTACCCTGTATCTTTTACCCAAGGTGAATTCGCTTTAGTGCGCCAGTCCTCCTTTAGCGTCTTTAGTTCTGATTTGGCAGAGGTTTTGCAAGCTACTCCTGGTAGTTTGGTGCAGGTCACTGAAGTCAGCGATAACTCTAGCTATGATATTAGCCAACTGCTAATGAATTATCGCCAAGTTGGAGTATCTCGCACTCTCCAAGTTGGATTTTCTGATGTTTCCACAGACTACTGGGCTAAAGATTTTATTGGCGAATTAGCAGCAATGGAAATTCTTGAAGGTTTCCCTGATGGAACTTTCCGCCCCGATGCACCAGTAACTCGTGCCCAATTTGCAGCAATGCTGCGGAAAGCGTTCACAAAGGGCAAAATTCGCCAAGCGATCGCTTTTAAGGATGTCTCAACTCGATATTGGGGTTACAATGCCATCAGGGATGTTTACCAAATGGGCTTTTTAAACGCCGTTATTGGTAAAGATTTCAACCCCAATCAAAGCCTTTCTCGCCTCGACATTCTGGTAGCCTTAGCACGGGGATTAAATTATCAAGCCAGCGGTTCCACGGATACGATTTTATCTGTTTACAGCGATGCAACTAATATTCGTCGTGAACATCGCAGTCTGATTGCTGCTCTCACACAACGCGGTATAGTTGTCAACTATCCCAACGTGAATTTGCTGAATGTTGAACGGGTCGCAACTAGGTCTGAGGTGTCTGCTTTGCTATATCAAGCACTGTATAGTACTGGACAGGTAGCAAATATATCTTCACAGTACGTTGTTGGACAACAACAGCAGCAAGTTGCAGTTGAAGAAGGTGCTGAAACTCCAACGCAACGGGAGGGAGTGCGTCGCCATTGCAACCAAGGTATTGGTAATGGTGCTGAGGGCTGTGACCCTGGTAATTCTCGTCCCCACGGTGGTAGTAACGACGAAGGTGGACGTACTCCGGGTAACAGGTAA
- a CDS encoding alpha/beta fold hydrolase, whose amino-acid sequence MTETTQQLTTTTTIKKFFWTWQGHKIQYTVMGTGRPLVLVHGFGASIGHWRKNIPVLANAGYQVFALDLLGFGGSDKAAIDYSVEVWVELLKDFCTAHIQEPAVFIGNSIGALLSLIVLVEHPEIAAGGVLINSAGGLSHRPHELNPPLRIVMAAFNRVVRSPITGKFVYNRIRQKAQIRRTLYQVYRDRQAVTDELVDLLYTPSCDPGAQQVFASILTAPPGPSPEELLPKVERPLLVIWGADDPWTPITGAKIYEKAREKGKNIKIVPIPNAGHCPHDEVPDIVNAQIAQWLGQI is encoded by the coding sequence ATGACTGAAACTACACAGCAGCTAACAACAACTACCACCATTAAAAAATTCTTTTGGACTTGGCAGGGCCATAAAATTCAGTATACCGTCATGGGTACAGGACGCCCTCTGGTACTAGTTCATGGTTTTGGTGCTTCCATTGGACACTGGCGGAAAAATATCCCAGTTTTAGCAAATGCCGGCTACCAAGTTTTTGCTTTGGATCTTTTGGGTTTTGGTGGTTCCGATAAAGCAGCCATTGATTACAGTGTGGAAGTTTGGGTGGAATTGCTGAAAGATTTTTGCACAGCACACATCCAGGAACCCGCTGTATTTATTGGCAACTCCATCGGCGCACTTTTGAGCTTGATAGTATTGGTAGAACATCCAGAAATTGCTGCTGGCGGTGTTTTAATTAACTCTGCGGGTGGTTTGAGTCATCGTCCCCACGAATTGAATCCGCCGCTACGCATTGTGATGGCAGCTTTTAATCGGGTTGTGCGATCGCCAATTACAGGCAAATTTGTTTACAATCGTATCCGCCAAAAAGCCCAAATTCGTCGTACTCTTTACCAAGTTTACCGCGATCGCCAAGCCGTCACCGATGAATTAGTCGATTTACTTTATACTCCTTCTTGCGATCCAGGAGCGCAACAAGTTTTCGCCTCCATTCTCACCGCCCCCCCTGGCCCAAGTCCAGAGGAACTATTGCCCAAAGTAGAACGTCCTCTATTGGTAATTTGGGGTGCCGATGATCCCTGGACACCAATTACTGGGGCAAAGATTTACGAAAAGGCACGTGAGAAGGGCAAAAACATCAAAATAGTGCCCATTCCCAATGCCGGTCATTGTCCCCACGATGAAGTTCCAGACATTGTTAACGCCCAAATTGCCCAGTGGTTAGGGCAAATTTAA
- a CDS encoding serine/threonine protein kinase, which produces MELHVRNGHKGVIPLSHHPDFSKQGYQVISELGRNREGGRVTYLANVLSSNQQVVIKEFCFASASTDWSGVKAYEREIEILQQLNHSRIPSYIDSFEMPGVFYLVQEYKNAPSLSSKRGFHPEQIKQIALSILEILVYLQKQIPPIIHRDIKPENILIDEQLNAYLVDFGLARIQDAKISLSSFVTGTPGFMPPEEHFGHPLTEASDLYSLGATLICLLNNTRSVDIGKLIDDNYRFNFQKLVPQISPRFESWLMKMLERNRKRRYANATIALEALKPIEVVGNGTGIENLIRTIKPLKRATLVGIATAMTLFALGGTLMSCQPGSTVRQLLESKECQDFDFNGSCLEKTED; this is translated from the coding sequence ATGGAGCTTCATGTGCGTAATGGACATAAAGGGGTAATTCCCTTGAGTCACCATCCAGATTTTTCCAAACAAGGTTATCAAGTCATCAGCGAACTAGGACGCAACAGAGAAGGGGGACGCGTTACTTACCTAGCTAATGTCCTCAGCTCTAATCAACAAGTAGTGATTAAAGAGTTTTGTTTCGCTAGTGCAAGTACTGACTGGTCAGGTGTGAAAGCCTATGAACGCGAAATTGAAATCTTGCAACAACTGAATCATTCGCGCATCCCTAGCTATATAGATTCGTTTGAAATGCCAGGGGTTTTTTATCTGGTGCAGGAATATAAAAATGCCCCATCCTTAAGTTCAAAACGCGGCTTTCATCCCGAACAAATTAAGCAAATTGCTCTGTCAATCTTAGAAATTTTGGTTTATCTCCAAAAGCAAATTCCGCCAATTATTCATCGGGATATCAAACCAGAGAATATTTTGATTGATGAGCAACTAAATGCTTACTTAGTGGATTTTGGTTTGGCTAGGATACAAGATGCAAAAATATCTCTTAGCAGCTTCGTAACCGGAACCCCAGGCTTCATGCCACCAGAGGAACATTTTGGTCATCCTCTGACAGAAGCATCAGACTTATATAGTTTAGGAGCAACGTTGATTTGCTTACTTAATAATACCCGTTCTGTTGATATTGGTAAGTTAATTGATGATAATTATCGCTTTAATTTCCAGAAATTGGTTCCTCAAATCAGCCCACGTTTTGAGTCGTGGTTAATGAAAATGTTGGAACGCAATCGCAAACGCCGCTACGCTAATGCGACTATTGCTTTGGAAGCACTAAAGCCAATTGAGGTTGTTGGTAATGGTACTGGGATAGAAAATTTAATCAGGACAATTAAACCTCTAAAACGAGCTACTTTAGTGGGAATAGCAACTGCGATGACACTATTTGCTTTGGGAGGAACTTTGATGAGTTGTCAACCTGGTAGTACAGTCAGGCAATTGTTGGAAAGTAAAGAATGTCAAGACTTTGATTTTAACGGCAGTTGCCTAGAAAAAACTGAAGATTAA
- the leuD gene encoding 3-isopropylmalate dehydratase small subunit, whose translation MVSEVKTVSGRGIPLVGNDIDTDRIIPARYLKAVTFDGLGEGAFIDDRKALNGEHPFDQPQYQGAKILIVNRNFGCGSSREHAPQAIAKWGIQALIGESFAEIFFGNCVAMGIPCVTADAANVKQLQELVAANPEANVTVNLETLQVQIGDFTTPVFIGEGTRSTFISGTWDACGQLVANADQVRATAAKLPYVGWGNLAAS comes from the coding sequence ATGGTAAGCGAAGTTAAAACAGTTTCCGGGCGCGGTATACCTTTAGTGGGCAATGATATAGATACCGATCGCATTATTCCCGCCCGTTATTTAAAAGCCGTTACCTTTGATGGCTTAGGCGAAGGTGCGTTTATCGATGACCGCAAAGCATTAAATGGCGAACATCCCTTTGACCAACCCCAGTACCAAGGGGCGAAGATTTTAATCGTTAATAGGAATTTTGGCTGTGGTTCATCACGAGAACATGCACCGCAAGCGATCGCTAAATGGGGAATTCAAGCACTAATTGGTGAAAGTTTTGCCGAAATCTTTTTCGGTAACTGCGTGGCAATGGGGATACCTTGTGTGACAGCCGATGCTGCTAATGTCAAACAATTGCAAGAGTTAGTAGCTGCCAATCCCGAAGCAAATGTCACAGTGAATTTGGAAACTTTGCAAGTGCAAATTGGCGATTTCACTACCCCAGTTTTCATCGGTGAAGGTACAAGAAGCACCTTTATTTCTGGGACTTGGGATGCTTGCGGTCAGTTAGTAGCTAATGCAGATCAAGTTCGGGCTACGGCTGCAAAATTACCTTACGTTGGTTGGGGTAATTTAGCTGCGAGTTAA
- the leuC gene encoding 3-isopropylmalate dehydratase large subunit → MSKGTLFDKVWDLHTVGTLPSGLTQLFIGLHLVHEVTSPQAFAMLRERGLKVLFPERTVATVDHIVPTENQARPFVDSLAEEMIQALEQNCQENNITFYNIGSGSQGIVHVIAPELGLTQPGMTIACGDSHTSSHGAFGAIAFGIGTSQVRDVLASQTLALSKLKVRKIEVNGTLNPGVYAKDVILHIIRTLGVKGGVGYAYEFAGTTFEQMNMEERMTVCNMAIEGGARCGYVNPDRVTYDYLQGRDFAPIGADWDKAVTWWESIKSDTDAEYDAVVVFDAAQIPPTVTWGITPGQGIGVNQFVPQPEELLEEDRFVAEEAYRYMDLYPGQPIKGTKIDVCFIGSCTNGRISDLREAAKIAKGRHVAEGIKAFVVPGSERVKQEAEAEGLDKIFTEAGFEWREPGCSMCLAMNPDKLQGRQISASSSNRNFKGRQGSSSGRTLLMSPAMVATAAIKGEVSDVRELL, encoded by the coding sequence ATGAGCAAAGGTACCTTATTCGATAAAGTTTGGGACTTACACACTGTTGGTACACTTCCCTCAGGACTTACACAACTATTTATTGGGCTTCACCTAGTTCACGAAGTCACTAGTCCCCAGGCCTTTGCTATGTTACGCGAGCGGGGTTTAAAAGTACTCTTTCCTGAGCGTACCGTTGCCACGGTAGACCACATTGTGCCCACAGAAAATCAAGCACGTCCTTTTGTCGATTCCTTGGCAGAGGAGATGATTCAGGCGCTTGAGCAGAATTGTCAAGAAAATAACATAACTTTTTACAATATTGGTTCTGGTAGTCAGGGCATAGTTCATGTCATCGCTCCCGAACTTGGACTGACCCAGCCGGGAATGACGATCGCTTGTGGAGATAGCCACACATCCAGTCATGGTGCATTTGGAGCGATCGCATTTGGGATCGGTACTAGCCAAGTCCGGGATGTTCTGGCTTCCCAAACCCTCGCCCTCTCGAAACTGAAAGTCCGCAAAATTGAAGTTAACGGCACTCTCAACCCTGGGGTTTACGCCAAAGATGTGATTTTACATATCATCCGCACCCTTGGTGTGAAAGGTGGCGTGGGCTATGCCTACGAATTTGCAGGTACCACCTTTGAACAAATGAACATGGAAGAGAGGATGACAGTTTGCAATATGGCGATCGAAGGCGGTGCCAGATGCGGCTACGTCAATCCGGATCGAGTCACCTACGATTACCTGCAAGGCAGAGATTTTGCACCCATTGGTGCAGATTGGGACAAAGCAGTAACTTGGTGGGAATCCATCAAAAGTGATACTGATGCTGAATACGACGCTGTAGTAGTCTTTGACGCTGCCCAAATTCCTCCCACCGTTACCTGGGGAATTACTCCCGGTCAAGGTATCGGTGTTAACCAGTTTGTTCCCCAGCCAGAAGAACTCCTCGAAGAAGACCGCTTTGTTGCCGAAGAAGCTTACCGCTACATGGATTTATACCCCGGTCAACCCATCAAAGGCACCAAAATCGATGTCTGCTTCATTGGCAGTTGCACCAACGGCAGAATTAGTGATTTGCGGGAAGCTGCCAAAATCGCCAAGGGTCGCCATGTTGCTGAGGGAATTAAAGCCTTTGTCGTTCCTGGTTCCGAACGGGTGAAGCAAGAAGCCGAAGCTGAAGGACTAGACAAAATCTTCACCGAAGCTGGATTTGAATGGCGTGAACCTGGGTGTTCCATGTGTCTGGCGATGAATCCTGACAAATTACAAGGAAGACAAATCAGCGCCTCCTCTTCTAACCGCAACTTTAAAGGAAGACAAGGTTCCTCCTCAGGTCGCACATTATTAATGAGTCCGGCAATGGTGGCTACTGCTGCCATTAAAGGCGAAGTCTCTGACGTGCGTGAGTTGTTGTAA
- a CDS encoding DUF7453 family protein, translating to MKFLFRAKATTFTTIKISAAIVVGMILSSISVEKAYAADFKFIKIADTNDFGDFSVSASYPPAINDKGTVAFKVSNFSVSGSEVPFSGGIFTGSGGALTTIAPIGSFYFVNFPSINNSDTVAFYARTSSSGGDEILTSSGGTLTLIADTTTFSNLGFPTINDENTVAFRGERFPEFDGILTSSGGALTTIIDNTGSFISSGVPAINNSGTVAFTAGPDKVGGEGIFTVSDGTLNTIVDSSGPFQRFRNPGINDTGTVILSASLDAGGEGIFTVSDGILTPIVTSRGLFESFLDQPAINNEGAVAFVATLDAGGFGIFTGADPVADKVIAIGDSLFGSKITGLNFTFEGFNNRGEIAFAASFEDSTGGYFVAVPVASVPEPTNLLGLGTAMSLGVLFQGKLSKKPKNKGI from the coding sequence ATGAAATTTTTGTTTAGGGCTAAAGCCACAACTTTCACAACCATAAAAATATCAGCAGCAATAGTAGTCGGGATGATTCTAAGCAGCATATCTGTAGAAAAGGCATATGCCGCCGACTTCAAATTTATCAAGATTGCTGATACCAATGATTTTGGTGATTTTTCTGTATCTGCCTCTTATCCTCCTGCAATTAATGATAAGGGAACAGTAGCTTTCAAGGTTTCTAACTTCTCTGTCTCTGGGTCTGAAGTTCCTTTCAGTGGCGGTATTTTCACTGGCTCTGGAGGAGCGCTCACTACCATTGCTCCGATTGGAAGCTTTTACTTCGTAAATTTTCCTAGTATCAATAACAGTGATACAGTTGCTTTCTATGCTCGTACAAGTTCTAGCGGAGGCGACGAAATTCTTACCAGCTCAGGAGGAACACTTACTCTCATTGCCGATACTACGACTTTTAGTAACCTTGGTTTTCCTACTATCAATGATGAGAATACAGTAGCCTTTAGAGGTGAGCGATTCCCAGAATTCGATGGAATCTTAACTAGCTCTGGAGGAGCGCTTACTACTATCATTGATAACACTGGCTCCTTTATTTCCTCTGGAGTTCCCGCTATTAACAACAGTGGCACAGTTGCTTTCACGGCTGGTCCAGACAAAGTAGGGGGCGAAGGTATTTTTACTGTCAGTGACGGAACTTTGAATACTATTGTTGACTCTAGCGGTCCTTTTCAAAGATTCAGAAACCCTGGTATTAACGACACTGGAACGGTGATCCTCTCTGCTTCTTTAGATGCTGGAGGTGAAGGTATCTTTACTGTTAGTGACGGAATTTTGACTCCGATTGTTACCTCTAGGGGTCTTTTTGAAAGCTTTCTAGATCAGCCTGCCATCAACAACGAAGGAGCGGTAGCTTTTGTTGCAACATTGGATGCAGGGGGTTTTGGCATTTTTACTGGTGCAGACCCTGTTGCTGATAAGGTGATTGCTATAGGGGATAGTCTTTTTGGTTCAAAGATAACAGGTCTCAACTTCACCTTTGAAGGGTTTAATAACCGTGGTGAGATCGCCTTTGCCGCAAGCTTTGAAGATAGCACTGGGGGGTACTTTGTCGCTGTTCCTGTTGCTAGTGTCCCAGAACCCACCAATCTTCTTGGTCTAGGAACAGCTATGAGCTTGGGTGTTTTATTCCAAGGAAAGCTATCTAAGAAACCGAAAAACAAAGGTATCTAA
- the cas6 gene encoding type I-MYXAN CRISPR-associated protein Cas6/Cmx6, producing the protein MAAILIQSEEYVDLTFKLRGAPIPLDNGYLTYAALSRICPPLHELNNIGIHPIAGIPTRNNLLELTAQSRLKIRIHHQQIPLIYPYLAGQAFHIGQNSYQLDIPEYKPLISSKSVYSRLVIITGFQEPINFIEAVQRKLDNKGIQGKIELLTRQDGTPQKRQLTINQKGKQFKVRGFGVKISELNPEDSLTLQEQGISGKRKMMCGIFVPATRTKEEEET; encoded by the coding sequence ATGGCAGCCATATTAATTCAAAGCGAGGAATATGTAGATTTAACGTTTAAGCTGAGAGGCGCACCGATTCCTCTTGACAACGGTTATCTTACCTACGCTGCCTTATCCCGTATTTGTCCCCCACTACATGAACTAAACAATATTGGGATTCATCCGATCGCAGGAATACCGACAAGGAACAATTTGCTTGAACTCACTGCTCAATCCCGTCTAAAAATTCGGATTCATCATCAACAGATTCCTTTAATTTATCCTTATTTAGCGGGTCAAGCTTTTCACATAGGTCAAAATTCTTATCAACTAGATATTCCCGAATACAAACCGTTAATTTCTTCAAAAAGTGTCTATTCCAGATTAGTGATAATTACAGGCTTTCAAGAACCTATTAACTTTATTGAAGCTGTGCAACGGAAACTGGATAATAAAGGAATACAAGGAAAAATTGAACTTCTGACCCGACAAGATGGAACACCTCAAAAAAGACAATTAACCATCAATCAAAAAGGAAAACAGTTTAAAGTTAGAGGATTTGGCGTAAAAATTAGCGAACTCAACCCAGAAGATTCCTTAACCTTGCAAGAACAGGGAATTAGTGGGAAACGAAAAAT